One Aegilops tauschii subsp. strangulata cultivar AL8/78 chromosome 7, Aet v6.0, whole genome shotgun sequence genomic window carries:
- the LOC109748269 gene encoding uncharacterized protein encodes MVSDQELARYVESFVRQAAALPGAAAAGISPDAVVRQLQAQLGVDLAPRAPLIRDILIALLSPAPAPAPRKDPFAPASSPHAQPHFSTTTTASASAPAGVPHFFSQQPTPQQLQSYYAASQQYQQHHQQQQQHRASPPASSPYDAPGSFRYGQPGEAQLQRLVQLQQYQQQQQHHQQQMAAAANAATAAASPRAPVAESPRGAASARTKKESASTGVKRRGGPGGLNKICGVSPELQAIVGEPTMARTEIVKQLWAYIRRNDLQDPNNKRKIICNDELRLVFETDCTDMFKMNKLLAKHIKPLEPTKDSNRDMKKLKPVEDVPVPLAEDVATNQPPLNVSDALASFFGTGEREMSQSEVVKCVWDHIKSNNLEDPSNPTMILCDSKLKDLFGCESVTASAVSELLSDHLFKQPNKI; translated from the exons ATGGTGTCCGACCAGGAGCTCGCCCGCTACGTCGAGTCCTTCGTCCGCCAGGCCGCCGCGCTCCCAGGCGCCGCCGCGGCCGGGATATCGCCCGACGCCGTCGTGCGCCAGCTCCAGGCGCAGCTCGGCGTCGACCTCGCCCCCAGGGCGCCGCTCATCCGCGACATCCTCATCGCGCTCCTctcccccgcccccgcccccgccccgcGTAAAGACCCTTTTGCCCCCGCCTCCTCTCCCCACGCCCAGCCCCACTTCAgcaccaccaccacggcctccgCTTCCGCCCCCGCCGGCGTGCCCCACTTCTTCTCGCAGCAGCCGACGCCGCAGCAGCTGCAGTCCTACTACGCCGCCTCGCAGCAGTACCAGCAACaccaccagcagcagcagcagcaccgcGCCAGCCCGCCGGCCTCCTCGCCGTATGACGCCCCAGGGTCGTTCCGCTACGGACAGCCCGGCGAGGCGCAGCTGCAGAGGCTCGTCCAGCTGCAGCAgtaccagcagcagcagcagcaccaccAGCAGCAGATGGCCGCCGCGGCTAatgcggccacggcggcggccaGTCCGCGTGCGCCGGTGGCCGAGAGTCCGCGTGGGGCCGCATCCGCGAGAACAAAGAAAGAAAG TGCAAGTACTGGAGTAAAACGAAGAGGTGGTCCAGGGGGATTAAACAAAATCTGTGGTGTTTCGCCTGAGCTGCAAGCTATTGTTGGTGAACCAACAATGGCTAGGACTGAG ATCGTTAAGCAGCTTTGGGCGTACATTCGCAGGAATGACTTGCAGGACCCAAACAATAAGAGAAAGATCATATGCAATGATGAGCTACGATTGGTTTTTGAGACTGATTGCACTGATATGTTCAAGATGAACAAGCTTTTAGCGAAGCATATAAAACCACTCGAGCCAACAA AAGATTCAAATCGAGATATGAAGAAGCTGAAGCCTGTGGAAGATGTTCCCGTTCCTCTTGCCGAAGATGTTGCTACAAACCAACCGCCACTTAACGTGTCTGATGCTCTTGCTAGCTTTTTTGGAACCGGAGAAAGAGAGATGTCCCAATCCGAGGTTGTCAAGTGTGTTTGGGACCACATCAAAAGCAACAATCTAGAG GATCCATCAAATCCCACGATGATATTATGCGACTCTAAGCTTAAAGATCTCTTTGGATGTGAAAGCGTAACTGCTTCGGCTGTTTCAGAGTTGCTGTCAGACCACCTTTTCAAGCAACCTAACAAGATCTGA
- the LOC109748364 gene encoding uncharacterized protein yields MDSTLSCLLPPPLAASPTRLRRNGVSASMPGRQCRAWSNGAGTRRKRGGGRLRVEALFGDGGGGEDGFRAVMRIVKLNSAIQNRSVRELLELIADECQYFLRNLPTVNVSEMSKSVFMFLHEMMLRHQVSFVLKPAENGAFDLGVKWSLEWKGQKLPWDVDCTVSTTHVYTGLLLVSQVNKACGPLLQRILQMIYQNLDAVVLIVANKFLPDGTLDEERSNIIVCVIIGLVVMVLFYAMFNNL; encoded by the exons ATGGATTCGACCCTGTcatgccttcttcctcctcctcttgccGCGTCGCCGACCCGCCTGCGCCGAAACGGCGTGAGCGCTAGCATGCCGGGGCGTCAATGCAGGGCATGGAGCAACGGCGCCgggacgaggaggaagaggggcggcGGCAGGCTGCGCGTGGAGGCCCTGTTCGgcgacggaggaggaggagaagacgGGTTCCGGGCGGTGATGAGGATCGTGAAGCTCAACTCCGCCATCCAGAACCGGAGCGTCCGGGAGCTGCTCGAGCTGATCGCCGACGAGTGCCAGTATTTCTTGAGGAACCTACCGACCGTCAATGTTTCAGAGATGAGCAAG AGCGTGTTCATGTTTCTACACGAGATGATGCTCCGGCACCAGGTCTCGTTCGTGCTCAAGCCCGCGGAGAACGGAGCCTTCGACCTGGGCGTCAAGTGGTCGCTAG AATGGAAGGGCCAGAAGCTGCCCTGGGACGTAGACTGCACTGTATCCACGACCCACGTCTACACAGGCCTACTGCTCGTCAG CCAAGTGAACAAGGCATGTGGGCCGCTCCTGCAGAGAATTCTACAGATGATTTACCAG AATCTGGATGCGGTAGTTTTGATCGTGGCAAACAAGTTCCTACCGGACGGCACGCTGGATGAGGAGAGAAGCAACATAATTGTGTGTGTCATCATTGGCCTGGTGGTCATGGTTCTGTTCTACGCCATGTTTAACAACTTATAG